A DNA window from Oceanivirga salmonicida contains the following coding sequences:
- a CDS encoding SIMPL domain-containing protein (The SIMPL domain is named for its presence in mouse protein SIMPL (signalling molecule that associates with mouse pelle-like kinase). Bacterial member BP26, from Brucella, was shown to assemble into a channel-like structure, while YggE from E. coli has been associated with resistance to oxidative stress.) has product MNKKIFTLLLLLTPMLFANTVEFKTNNKSFKNVKADTASIVFTVETKAKTREKAQKINNDKIENFLKQVKKYNVSDIVTKNFNFFKTHDTVGKPKKIFTNKVSFHTNIKVNEYENVISELIKADISGYSYTNKNNNNKDYNTLVFTLTEKGSTQKENLNKIDKKLKKIEKILNSKMYLSGADKSEKNEYDREYNYVVKNQISLKLNNLEKLNDLLDIANKNEIYLEGHIDYTVSNLRDIYIKLYKESLDMAKTKALLLLGKEYKIKNIKNITENKRVVYRNNDENDEREISAELKAAPRNVEKKPNLEIPLIYVENDLDVTLLLDDGKKEVTSSSDFNIKSMVSKMITPDMAEISFNITTSSDKSIKYANTENVKALNKIKDILKLAKIKYEDIETLNYTTNKIVRNVLEVKNKTEKINQTRLTVGVKGITSNDYIDIVNDYGITSQGNYNKDFSLYIIENGKNSKQSFEKAKAKLNKLRKMHSNAEFEVYKAENRNIDNPNYKEVKKEMYIVSHSLKFKTKDINKLSLLVSILRELGLHENIVYGVSNLDKYSKDIYSFAKKDIADKKNAIENTGYVKVENIKKVTELNNSLSKYFYTNNYYSYNNREIINLDKSNKDILKSAYNNMQNIYIPDYNAYLAIDIIMGIK; this is encoded by the coding sequence ATGAATAAAAAAATATTTACTCTTTTATTATTACTAACACCTATGCTATTTGCCAATACCGTAGAATTTAAAACTAATAATAAAAGTTTTAAAAATGTGAAAGCAGATACGGCTAGTATAGTTTTTACAGTAGAAACAAAAGCTAAAACTAGAGAAAAGGCTCAAAAAATTAACAATGATAAGATAGAAAATTTTTTGAAACAAGTAAAAAAATATAATGTAAGCGATATAGTAACAAAGAACTTTAATTTTTTTAAAACACATGATACAGTAGGAAAACCAAAAAAAATATTTACGAATAAAGTATCTTTTCATACAAATATTAAAGTAAATGAATATGAAAATGTAATATCTGAGTTGATAAAAGCAGATATAAGTGGTTATTCTTATACAAATAAAAATAATAATAACAAAGATTATAACACCTTAGTATTTACCTTAACTGAAAAAGGTTCTACTCAAAAAGAAAATCTTAATAAAATAGATAAAAAATTAAAAAAAATAGAAAAAATTCTAAATAGTAAAATGTATTTATCAGGTGCTGATAAAAGTGAAAAAAATGAATATGATAGAGAATATAACTATGTAGTTAAAAATCAGATTTCTTTAAAATTAAATAATCTAGAAAAATTAAATGATTTGCTAGATATAGCCAATAAAAATGAAATATATTTAGAAGGTCATATTGATTATACGGTGTCTAATTTAAGAGACATATACATTAAACTGTATAAAGAATCATTAGATATGGCTAAAACTAAAGCACTTTTATTACTTGGTAAGGAATATAAGATAAAAAATATAAAAAATATAACTGAAAATAAAAGGGTAGTATATAGAAATAACGATGAAAATGATGAACGTGAAATATCAGCAGAACTTAAAGCAGCACCAAGAAATGTTGAGAAAAAACCTAATTTAGAAATACCTTTGATATATGTTGAAAATGATTTAGATGTAACTCTTTTATTAGATGATGGGAAAAAAGAAGTTACTAGTTCATCAGATTTTAATATAAAATCTATGGTATCTAAAATGATAACGCCTGATATGGCTGAAATAAGTTTTAATATAACTACTTCTAGTGATAAAAGTATTAAATATGCTAATACTGAAAATGTTAAAGCATTAAATAAGATTAAAGACATATTAAAATTAGCAAAAATTAAATATGAAGATATAGAAACACTTAATTATACAACAAATAAAATAGTTAGAAATGTTTTAGAAGTTAAAAATAAAACTGAAAAAATAAATCAAACTAGATTAACAGTAGGAGTTAAGGGAATTACTAGCAACGATTATATAGATATAGTAAATGATTATGGTATAACTTCGCAAGGAAACTATAACAAAGATTTTTCGCTTTATATCATAGAAAATGGTAAAAATAGTAAACAGTCATTCGAAAAAGCTAAAGCAAAATTAAATAAACTTAGAAAAATGCATTCTAATGCTGAATTTGAAGTATATAAAGCTGAAAATAGAAACATAGATAATCCAAATTATAAAGAAGTAAAAAAAGAAATGTATATAGTATCACATAGTTTGAAATTTAAAACTAAAGATATTAATAAATTATCTTTATTAGTTTCTATATTAAGAGAATTAGGTTTACATGAAAATATAGTATACGGAGTTTCTAATTTAGATAAATATTCAAAAGATATATATTCTTTTGCTAAAAAAGATATAGCAGATAAGAAAAATGCTATTGAAAATACTGGTTATGTAAAGGTAGAAAATATAAAAAAAGTTACAGAATTAAATAATAGTTTATCAAAATATTTTTATACTAATAATTATTACTCATATAACAATAGAGAGATAATAAATTTAGATAAATCAAATAAAGATATATTAAAATCAGCATATAATAATATGCAAAATATATATATACCAGATTATAATGCATATTTAGCAATAGATATTATTATGGGAATTAAATAG
- a CDS encoding extracellular solute-binding protein, whose translation MNKILKFLMCLACLTVFSCGGNKEKSNELNIYTWIYFIPDEVIAGFEKETGIKVNISFYDTNDTLMAKLLSGSKQYDIISPSTDFVPIMKDAGFLEKLDKSKLVKTFENLDADRLKLYEFSKIYDDGLNYSIPYGYFATGITVNKSKVKDYKKDLSIFLDEKYKGSMTMLDDGREVIGMMLQHLGYKSDSSNDAELQKVKEELIKIKKNLAKFDSTTFGKGLASEEFLISHGYPDVFYETEHEENYEYFLPKGAMMYIDNMAIVSTAPNKENAYKFLEYLYRPENYVHVFETFRQIPVIKGVTELTDTKPIITAEEIIENAQLPSSLSDEAKEKQEKIFNEIKLAK comes from the coding sequence TTGAACAAAATTTTAAAATTTTTAATGTGTTTAGCATGTCTAACAGTTTTTTCTTGTGGGGGAAACAAAGAAAAAAGTAATGAGTTAAACATTTATACTTGGATTTACTTCATACCAGATGAAGTTATAGCAGGTTTTGAAAAGGAAACAGGAATAAAGGTAAATATTAGTTTTTATGATACTAATGATACACTAATGGCAAAATTATTATCAGGGAGTAAACAATATGACATAATTTCTCCATCAACTGATTTTGTGCCTATTATGAAAGATGCAGGTTTTTTAGAAAAATTAGACAAATCTAAATTAGTGAAAACCTTTGAAAACTTAGATGCAGATAGATTAAAACTATATGAATTTTCTAAGATTTATGATGATGGACTTAATTATTCTATACCATATGGGTATTTTGCAACAGGTATTACAGTAAATAAATCTAAGGTTAAAGATTATAAAAAAGATTTATCTATATTTTTAGATGAAAAATATAAAGGGTCTATGACTATGTTAGATGATGGTCGTGAAGTTATAGGTATGATGCTACAACATTTAGGATATAAATCAGATTCTAGTAATGATGCAGAATTACAAAAAGTTAAAGAAGAATTAATTAAGATTAAGAAAAATTTAGCAAAATTTGATAGTACAACATTTGGTAAAGGCTTAGCAAGTGAAGAATTTTTAATTTCACATGGTTATCCTGATGTGTTTTATGAAACCGAGCATGAAGAAAATTATGAATATTTCTTACCAAAAGGTGCTATGATGTATATAGATAATATGGCAATAGTTTCAACTGCACCAAATAAGGAAAATGCATATAAGTTTTTAGAATATTTATACAGACCAGAAAATTATGTTCATGTATTTGAAACATTTAGGCAAATACCTGTAATTAAAGGTGTAACTGAATTAACAGATACAAAACCTATAATTACAGCAGAAGAAATTATAGAAAATGCACAATTACCATCTAGTTTATCAGATGAGGCAAAAGAAAAACAAGAAAAAATATTTAATGAAATTAAATTAGCAAAATAA
- a CDS encoding ABC transporter ATP-binding protein, whose translation MNNAIEVMGVSKRYSSGFEISNISFEIKKGYITGFIGKNGAGKTTVIKMILDILHPDSGNINIFDINTKGRNYNLNEKVGFVIEDMFFPDELKVKELDIVAKDIFKNWDSKLFYQYISKFELPLNSKIKELSKGMKKKLQISFALSYNPKLLIFDEATSGLDPVIRREILDIFLEYMKDEENTIFISTHITSDLDKIADDIIMIDNGSIVLRDCFEDIKNEYGILKCSENIVEKLDKKTILAKVSTKYHWEVLINNKNELLKDNPDYIVENVDLEKLMFLLSKGRV comes from the coding sequence TTGAATAATGCTATTGAAGTAATGGGTGTATCTAAACGATATTCGAGTGGATTTGAAATTAGTAATATAAGTTTTGAAATAAAAAAAGGTTATATTACTGGCTTTATAGGAAAGAATGGTGCAGGTAAAACAACAGTAATAAAAATGATTTTAGATATATTGCATCCTGATTCTGGGAATATAAATATATTTGATATAAATACTAAAGGAAGAAATTATAATTTAAATGAAAAAGTTGGTTTTGTCATTGAAGATATGTTTTTTCCAGATGAATTGAAAGTTAAAGAATTAGATATTGTTGCAAAAGATATATTTAAAAATTGGGATTCTAAGTTATTTTATCAGTATATTAGTAAATTTGAATTACCTTTAAATTCAAAAATCAAAGAATTATCAAAAGGAATGAAAAAAAAGTTACAAATTTCATTTGCATTATCTTATAATCCAAAGTTATTGATTTTTGATGAGGCTACATCTGGGCTAGATCCCGTTATTAGAAGAGAAATTTTAGATATATTTTTAGAATATATGAAAGATGAAGAAAATACAATTTTCATTTCTACACATATTACCAGTGATTTAGATAAAATAGCAGATGATATTATTATGATTGATAATGGTAGTATTGTATTGAGAGATTGTTTTGAAGATATAAAAAATGAATATGGTATTTTAAAATGTAGTGAAAATATAGTTGAAAAGTTAGATAAGAAAACCATTTTAGCAAAAGTATCTACAAAATATCATTGGGAAGTATTGATAAATAATAAAAATGAACTTTTAAAAGATAATCCTGATTATATAGTAGAAAATGTAGATTTAGAAAAATTAATGTTTTTATTATCGAAAGGAAGAGTATAA
- a CDS encoding methionine ABC transporter ATP-binding protein: MIKIDKVNKTFEDKKVLKNITMHISKGEIFGVIGLSGAGKSTLIRLLNKLEDIDDGEIIINSKSLNNITKNELYDLRKKTSMIFQHFNLLSSRTVYGNISLALELDKKLTNKEKEEKIEKVLKLVELYDKKDSYISKLSGGQKQRVAIARALVTEPEIILSDESTSALDPITANNILDLLKKINKELNITIVIITHQMEVIKKMCDRIAVLKDGEIIEEGETKEIFLKPKEEFTRNLIGTIKDEMPNSKTWILHFLGTHANKSYISQASKIFGIDINILGGSIHTLSKGEKVGYLIVQFETDSSDEIVKWFNEHKIDVEVLHD, encoded by the coding sequence ATGATAAAAATAGATAAAGTAAATAAAACATTTGAAGATAAAAAAGTATTGAAAAATATAACTATGCATATATCAAAAGGAGAAATATTTGGTGTTATTGGTTTATCTGGGGCAGGTAAATCTACACTAATAAGGCTTTTAAATAAATTAGAAGATATAGATGATGGGGAAATAATAATTAATTCCAAATCTTTAAATAATATAACTAAAAATGAGTTATATGATTTAAGGAAAAAAACTTCTATGATATTTCAACATTTTAATTTGTTAAGTTCAAGAACAGTATATGGAAATATTAGTTTAGCGTTGGAATTAGATAAAAAGCTAACTAACAAAGAAAAAGAAGAGAAGATAGAAAAAGTTTTAAAATTAGTGGAATTATATGATAAAAAAGATAGCTATATAAGTAAATTAAGTGGTGGACAAAAACAAAGGGTTGCGATTGCAAGAGCATTAGTAACAGAGCCTGAAATTATATTATCAGATGAATCTACGTCAGCACTAGACCCTATAACAGCTAATAATATATTAGATTTATTAAAAAAAATAAATAAAGAATTAAACATAACTATAGTTATAATTACTCATCAAATGGAAGTTATAAAGAAAATGTGTGATAGAATAGCGGTTTTAAAAGATGGAGAAATAATTGAAGAAGGCGAAACAAAAGAAATTTTCCTTAAACCTAAAGAAGAATTTACTAGAAATCTAATAGGAACAATAAAAGATGAAATGCCTAATTCTAAAACTTGGATATTACATTTTTTAGGAACCCATGCAAATAAATCATATATATCACAGGCTTCAAAAATATTTGGGATAGATATAAATATATTAGGTGGAAGTATACATACTCTATCAAAAGGAGAAAAAGTTGGGTATCTAATTGTACAATTTGAAACAGATAGTTCAGATGAAATAGTAAAATGGTTTAATGAACATAAAATAGACGTGGAGGTTTTACATGATTAA
- a CDS encoding ABC-2 transporter permease, with translation MIGFIKKDIILLKKDILLNLIIFLCVSYLLKNNIGLSAFLISLQVLSMVLITFVEDTKSNFLIYATVLNGKKRVVLSKYYLHIFSLIIAIFLNLCVQVIGNKNFVSDNIILIILISFIISTILFSMIVPFIFKFGRDKGILVLFSVMLFAIVIFSFTTLFIDYKKIEILRKIVNLYSLNYSIYLVISLFIMAISYLVSLNIMESKEF, from the coding sequence ATGATAGGATTTATAAAAAAAGATATAATTCTGTTAAAAAAAGATATATTACTCAATTTGATAATATTTCTATGTGTATCATATTTATTGAAAAATAATATAGGATTAAGTGCTTTTTTGATTTCGTTACAAGTATTATCTATGGTTCTTATTACTTTTGTAGAAGATACAAAATCTAATTTTTTAATTTATGCTACAGTATTAAACGGGAAAAAAAGAGTTGTATTAAGCAAATACTACTTACACATATTTTCGCTTATAATTGCAATATTTTTAAATCTTTGTGTACAAGTAATAGGAAATAAGAATTTTGTTTCAGATAATATTATATTAATAATATTAATATCATTTATAATTTCTACAATATTATTTTCTATGATAGTACCATTTATATTTAAATTTGGAAGAGATAAAGGAATATTAGTATTATTTTCTGTAATGTTATTTGCTATTGTTATTTTTTCTTTTACAACTTTATTTATTGACTATAAAAAAATTGAAATCTTAAGAAAAATAGTTAATCTTTACTCATTAAATTATAGTATTTATTTAGTAATTTCTTTATTTATAATGGCTATTTCATATTTAGTTTCATTAAATATAATGGAATCAAAAGAATTTTAG
- a CDS encoding GntR family transcriptional regulator, with amino-acid sequence MKMIINNTSSKPIYKQIKDNIIAQILNGELKNGEQLPSIRILASDIKISIMTIKKAYDELEEEGYIVTTQGKGSYISSASTTLANEAKMQEIEGYILQVVGLSKKYGVDKEEILELFELLYKED; translated from the coding sequence ATGAAAATGATAATTAATAATACTAGTAGTAAACCTATTTACAAGCAAATTAAAGATAATATAATTGCTCAAATTTTAAATGGAGAATTAAAAAATGGAGAACAATTACCTTCTATAAGAATTTTAGCAAGTGATATTAAAATTAGTATTATGACAATAAAAAAAGCATATGATGAACTTGAAGAAGAAGGCTATATAGTTACTACACAAGGAAAAGGGAGTTATATTTCTTCTGCTAGTACAACATTGGCAAATGAAGCTAAAATGCAAGAAATAGAAGGTTATATATTACAAGTAGTAGGGTTATCTAAAAAATATGGAGTGGATAAGGAAGAAATTTTAGAATTATTCGAATTATTGTATAAGGAGGATTAG
- a CDS encoding MetQ/NlpA family ABC transporter substrate-binding protein: MKKILKTILTICLTVVLFACGSDNKEKLVIGVSPIPHKEIVELVREDLEKEGIKLEVVVFNDYVQPNLALNDKSIDANFFQHIPYMNSFGKENNIDMISAGSIHLEPLKIYSEKIKSIEDLKNETSIEVLIPNDPTNRGRSLLLLQDAGLLKLKDSSKLDSDVEDIETYNFELNITTLNSEQIGPRLEEATIAVINTNNALASKIGPEKAIFVEGKDSPYANIVTVLRENENNEKIKKLIELLQSEKVKKYINEKYNGEVVPAF, encoded by the coding sequence ATGAAAAAGATTTTAAAAACAATATTAACAATTTGTTTAACAGTGGTATTATTTGCTTGTGGGAGTGATAATAAAGAAAAATTAGTAATAGGGGTATCTCCTATACCACATAAAGAAATAGTTGAATTAGTAAGAGAAGATTTAGAAAAAGAAGGAATAAAGTTAGAAGTAGTAGTATTTAATGATTATGTTCAACCTAATTTAGCATTAAATGATAAAAGTATAGATGCTAATTTCTTTCAACACATACCATATATGAATTCTTTTGGAAAAGAAAATAATATAGATATGATTAGTGCTGGAAGTATACATTTAGAACCATTAAAAATTTATTCTGAAAAAATAAAAAGTATAGAGGATTTAAAAAATGAAACTAGTATAGAAGTTTTAATACCAAATGATCCAACTAATAGAGGTAGATCATTATTACTATTACAAGATGCAGGACTATTAAAATTAAAAGATAGTTCTAAATTAGATTCAGACGTTGAAGATATAGAAACATATAATTTTGAACTTAATATAACAACTTTAAACTCAGAACAAATAGGGCCTAGATTAGAAGAAGCAACAATAGCAGTAATAAATACAAATAATGCTTTGGCAAGTAAAATAGGACCTGAAAAAGCTATATTTGTAGAAGGTAAAGATTCACCTTATGCTAATATAGTAACAGTATTAAGAGAAAATGAAAATAATGAAAAAATAAAGAAATTAATTGAGTTATTACAATCAGAAAAAGTTAAAAAATATATAAATGAAAAATATAATGGAGAAGTAGTACCTGCATTTTAA
- a CDS encoding methionine ABC transporter permease: MINSILETLYMLIVSMIVACIIGIPIGISLSVTKKNGILEKIWYHKFVNILIINITRSIPFVILIVLLIPLSRAIVGKSYGTTAFIIPLSIATAPFISRIIEGALNEVSYGLIEMGLSIGAKPKDIILKILIPEAMPSIINGLTLTLISLVSYTAIAGIIGGGGLGNLAIIEGYQRGDKELMYKATICIILIVQIIQFIGTKLVRNIEKKRGK; the protein is encoded by the coding sequence ATGATTAATTCAATATTGGAAACATTGTATATGTTGATAGTTTCTATGATAGTGGCTTGTATAATAGGAATACCTATTGGAATATCATTATCAGTAACTAAAAAAAATGGAATATTAGAAAAAATATGGTATCATAAATTTGTAAATATATTAATAATAAATATAACAAGGTCTATACCTTTTGTTATATTAATAGTTTTACTTATACCATTATCAAGAGCAATAGTAGGAAAATCTTACGGGACAACAGCCTTTATAATTCCATTGTCAATAGCAACTGCTCCTTTTATATCTAGAATAATTGAAGGTGCTCTAAATGAAGTTAGTTATGGTCTTATAGAAATGGGACTTTCTATTGGTGCCAAACCTAAAGATATAATATTAAAAATATTAATTCCAGAAGCAATGCCTAGCATAATAAATGGATTAACATTAACTTTAATTTCGCTAGTATCATATACTGCGATAGCAGGTATTATAGGTGGTGGCGGACTAGGTAATCTAGCAATAATAGAAGGGTACCAAAGAGGCGATAAAGAACTTATGTATAAGGCAACTATATGTATAATCTTAATAGTACAAATTATACAATTTATTGGAACAAAATTAGTTAGAAATATAGAGAAGAAAAGGGGAAAATAA